In Arachis hypogaea cultivar Tifrunner chromosome 2, arahy.Tifrunner.gnm2.J5K5, whole genome shotgun sequence, a genomic segment contains:
- the LOC112741928 gene encoding 5-oxoprolinase 1 isoform X2: MGSASEGKLRFCIDRGGTFTDVYAEIPGRLDGRVMKLLSVDPSNYDDAPVEGIRRILEEFTGEKIPRSSKIPTEKIEWIRMGTTVATNALLERKGERIAVCVTQGFRDLLQIGNQARPSIFDLTVSKPSNLYEEVVEVEERVQLVQGKEEEEEKQDDTLSVVEGISGELLRIVKPLNEEALKPVLKKLLAKGISCLAVVLMHSYTYPQHEQRVEKLALSLGFRHVSISSALTPMVRAVPRGLTASVDAYLTPVIKEYLSGFISRFDEGLGKLNVLFMQSDGGLAPESSFSGHKAILSGPAGGVVGYSQTLFDLETDKPLIGFDMGGTSTDVSRYAGSYEQVLETQIAGAIIQAPQLDINTVAAGGGSKLKFQFGAFKVGPESVGAHPGPVCYRKGGELAITDANLILGYVIPDYFPSIFGLNEDQPLDVNSTRKEFEKLAEQINAHRKNQDPTAKDMAVEEIALGFVDVANETMCRPIRQLTEMKGHETKNHALACFGGAGPQHACAIARSLGMKEVLIHKFCGILSAYGMGLANVVEEAQEPYSAVYGAESTLEASQREAVLVAQVKQKLQKQGFKEESISTETYLNLRYEGTDTAIMVKRHTTEDGKLCDYATEFVRLFQQEYGFKLQNRKIVICDVRVRGIGVTNILRPRAIGSASTSPIVEGKYKVYFGNGWQETPLYKLEKLGSGHVILGPAIIMNGNSTVIVEPNCRATITKYRNIKIEIDSPLSSVKISDKVADVVQLSIFNHRFMGIAEQMGRTLQRTSISTNIKERLDFSCALFDPSGGLVANAPHVPVHLGAMSTTVRWQLNYWGDNLNEGDVLVTNHPSAGGSHLPDITVVTPVFFNGKLVFFVANRGHHAEIGGITPGSMPPFSKSILEEGSAIKTFKLVEKGVFQEEGIINLLQCPGTDKQGNKVPGTRRIQDNLSDLHAQVAANQRGISLVQELIEQYGLETVQAYMNYVQKNAEAAVREMLKSVGRRISSESNENGATIEEEDYMDDGSVIHLKLSIDSNKGEAVFDFGGTSAEVYGNWNAPEAVTAAAVIYCVRCLVNIDIPLNQGCLAPVKILIPEGSFLSPSDSAAVVGGNVLTSQRITDVIFTAFQACACSQGCMNNLTFGDNTFGYYETIGGGSGAGPSWDGTSGVQCHMTNTRMTDPEIFEQRYPVILHKFGLRENSGGDGVHRGGDGLLREIEFRRPVIVSILSERRVHAPRGLKGGKNGARGANYLIKKDKRKIYLGGKNSVEVLPGEILQILTPGGGGWGSPL; this comes from the coding sequence ATGGGTAGTGCTTCTGAAGGGAAATTAAGGTTTTGTATAGACAGAGGGGGCACTTTCACTGATGTTTATGCAGAGATCCCCGGCCGGCTCGATGGTCGGGTTATGAAGCTTCTCTCTGTTGACCCTTCAAACTATGATGATGCCCCCGTGGAAGGGATTCGGAGGATCTTGGAAGAGTTCACTGGAGAGAAAATTCCACGCAGCTCAAAGATACCAACTGAGAAGATTGAGTGGATAAGGATGGGTACAACGGTGGCGACAAATGCTCTTCTAGAGCGAAAGGGAGAGCGGATTGCTGTGTGTGTCACGCAAGGATTTCGAGATTTACTCCAGATTGGTAACCAGGCTCGCCCCAGCATATTTGACCTTACTGTATCGAAGCCGTCGAATCTCTATGAAGAGGTTGTAGAGGTGGAGGAGAGGGTTCAGCTTGTTCAGGgcaaggaggaagaggaagaaaaacaGGACGATACTTTATCGGTTGTTGAAGGAATTTCTGGGGAGCTTCTTAGGATTGTAAAGCCTCTTAATGAAGAAGCATTAAAGCCTGTACTTAAAAAGTTGTTGGCCAAAGGAATTAGTTGCTTGGCTGTTGTTTTGATGCACTCATACACTTATCCACAACATGAACAACGGGTTGAGAAGCTAGCTTTGAGTCTGGGGTTCAGACATGTCTCTATTTCATCTGCTTTGACTCCCATGGTCCGTGCTGTTCCTCGTGGTTTAACAGCCAGTGTTGATGCTTATCTAACGCCTGTTATTAAAGAGTACCTGTCAGGCTTCATCTCAAGATTTGATGAGGGACTGGGGAAGTTGAATGTTTTATTTATGCAGTCGGATGGAGGACTTGCACCTGAGAGTAGCTTCTCGGGGCACAAAGCAATTTTGTCTGGCCCTGCTGGTGGAGTTGTTGGTTACTCACAAACCCTTTTCGATCTTGAAACGGATAAGCCATTAATTGGCTTTGATATGGGAGGTACATCTACAGATGTTAGTCGATATGCAGGGAGCTATGAGCAAGTTCTGGAAACCCAGATTGCTGGTGCCATAATACAAGCACCTCAGCTTGACATAAACACAGTGGCTGCtggtggtggttcaaagttgaaGTTCCAATTTGGAGCTTTTAAAGTTGGACCAGAATCGGTTGGAGCACACCCAGGTCCTGTATGTTACCGGAAAGGTGGAGAGTTGGCAATTACAGATGCTAACCTTATTCTAGGATATGTTATTCCTGATTATTTCCCATCCATATTTGGACTAAATGAAGACCAGCCTCTTGATGTCAACTCTAcaagaaaagagtttgagaaacttGCCGAGCAAATAAATGCTCACAGAAAGAACCAGGATCCAACGGCTAAAGACATGGCAGTGGAAGAGATTGCCCTTGGTTTTGTGGATGTTGCTAATGAGACAATGTGTCGACCAATAAGGCAGTTGACTGAAATGAAGGGCCATGAGACCAAGAACCATGCGCTTGCTTGCTTTGGAGGTGCTGGACCTCAGCATGCATGTGCCATAGCTAGGTCACTAGGTATGAAGGAAGTGCTCATTCACAAATTTTGTGGGATATTAAGTGCTTATGGCATGGGATTGGCAAATGTTGTGGAAGAGGCACAAGAGCCTTATTCTGCAGTGTATGGAGCCGAATCTACACTTGAGGCTTCACAACGTGAAGCTGTATTAGTGGCACAGGTAAAGCAAAAGTTGCAAAAGCAAGGATTTAAAGAGGAAAGCATTTCAACAGAGACATATTTAAATCTGAGATATGAGGGTACAGACACTGCAATCATGGTCAAAAGACATACAACTGAGGATGGAAAATTGTGTGACTATGCTACCGAATTTGTAAGATTGTTTCAGCAGGAATATGGATTTAAACTCCAGAACAGAAAGATTGTAATTTGTGATGTTAGAGTTCGTGGTATAGGAGTCACTAATATATTGAGGCCACGGGCCATAGGATCTGCATCCACAAGTCCTATAGTTGAAGGCAAATATAAGGTTTACTTTGGAAATGGTTGGCAGGAAACACCCCTCTATAAGCTGGAGAAGCTGGGTTCTGGGCATGTGATCTTAGGGCCTGCGATTATCATGAATGGAAATAGCACTGTGATTGTAGAACCCAACTGTAGAGCCACTATAACCAAATACAGAAACATCAAGATAGAAATTGATTCCCCGTTGAGCAGTGTTAAAATATCTGATAAAGTTGCGGATGTTGTGCAGCTCTCCATCTTCAATCACAGATTTATGGGTATAGCTGAGCAGATGGGAAGGACTTTACAAAGAACTTCTATTTCTACAAATATCAAAGAACGGCTAGATTTTTCTTGTGCACTGTTTGATCCTAGTGGGGGCCTGGTTGCAAATGCCCCTCATGTTCCAGTCCATCTAGGAGCTATGTCTACTACAGTTCGGTGGCAACTCAATTACTGGGGTGACAATTTGAACGAAGGAGATGTATTGGTCACTAATCATCCTTCAGCTGGAGGTAGCCATCTTCCTGATATTACTGTCGTCACACCTGTATTCTTCAATGGAAAGTTGGTATTCTTTGTGGCAAACAGAGGGCATCATGCGGAAATTGGGGGTATTACTCCTGGAAGCATGCCTCCATTTTCAAAGTCCATATTGGAGGAAGGTTCTGCTATTAAGACATTTAAGCTTGTGGAAAAAGGTGtcttccaagaagaaggaattATAAATCTTCTCCAGTGCCCAGGAACTGATAAGCAGGGAAATAAGGTACCAGGAACTCGTAGGATTCAGGATAACTTATCAGATCTTCATGCACAAGTAGCAGCAAATCAGAGAGGAATTTCTCTTGTCCAAGAGCTCATTGAGCAGTATGGTCTGGAAACAGTTCAGGCTTACATGAACTATGTACAGAAGAATGCAGAAGCAGCAGTAAGAGAGATGCTGAAGTCAGTTGGTCGTAGAATCTCCTCTGAATCAAATGAAAATGGAGCGACTATTGAAGAAGAGGACTACATGGACGATGGATCTGTTATCCATTTGAAATTGAGCATTGATTCAAACAAAGGAGAAGCAGTTTTTGATTTTGGTGGGACGAGCGCTGAGGTCTATGGTAACTGGAACGCACCCGAAGCTGTAACGGCTGCAGCTGTCATATACTGTGTCCGCTGTCTGGTGAATATCGATATTCCTCTGAATCAAGGCTGTTTGGCTCCAGTCAAGATTCTTATTCCGGAAGGCTCGTTTCTGTCTCCTAGTGATAGTGCTGCTGTAGTAGGAGGTAATGTCCTCACCTCTCAGAGGATAACCGACGTCATATTTACTGCATTTCAGGCCTGTGCTTGTTCACAGGGTTGTATGAATAATCTCACATTTGGAGACAACACATTTGGTTACTACGAAACAATTGGTGGCGGGAGTGGGGCTGGTCCTTCATGGGATGGGACCAGCGGTGTACAGTGCCACATGACGAACACACGCATGACTGATCCGGAAATATTTGAGCAAAGATATCCAGTTATTCTTCACAAGTTTGGACTTCGAGAAAACAGTGGGGGAGATGGAGTTCACAGAGGTGGTGATGGGCTTCTCAGAGAAATAGAGTTCAGGCGCCCTGTAATTGTTAGCATTCTTTCTGAGAGACGTGTTCATGCACCAAGAGGGCTCAAGGGTGGGAAAAATGGCGCCCGTGGTGCTAACTACCtgataaagaaagataaaagaaagatttaCCTCGGTGGTAAGAATTCAGTTGAGGTGCTTCCAGGAGAAATTCTTCAAATTTTGACTCCTGGTGGCGGGGGTTGGGGTTCTCCATTGTAG
- the LOC112741928 gene encoding 5-oxoprolinase 1 isoform X1, which translates to MNLQRMGSASEGKLRFCIDRGGTFTDVYAEIPGRLDGRVMKLLSVDPSNYDDAPVEGIRRILEEFTGEKIPRSSKIPTEKIEWIRMGTTVATNALLERKGERIAVCVTQGFRDLLQIGNQARPSIFDLTVSKPSNLYEEVVEVEERVQLVQGKEEEEEKQDDTLSVVEGISGELLRIVKPLNEEALKPVLKKLLAKGISCLAVVLMHSYTYPQHEQRVEKLALSLGFRHVSISSALTPMVRAVPRGLTASVDAYLTPVIKEYLSGFISRFDEGLGKLNVLFMQSDGGLAPESSFSGHKAILSGPAGGVVGYSQTLFDLETDKPLIGFDMGGTSTDVSRYAGSYEQVLETQIAGAIIQAPQLDINTVAAGGGSKLKFQFGAFKVGPESVGAHPGPVCYRKGGELAITDANLILGYVIPDYFPSIFGLNEDQPLDVNSTRKEFEKLAEQINAHRKNQDPTAKDMAVEEIALGFVDVANETMCRPIRQLTEMKGHETKNHALACFGGAGPQHACAIARSLGMKEVLIHKFCGILSAYGMGLANVVEEAQEPYSAVYGAESTLEASQREAVLVAQVKQKLQKQGFKEESISTETYLNLRYEGTDTAIMVKRHTTEDGKLCDYATEFVRLFQQEYGFKLQNRKIVICDVRVRGIGVTNILRPRAIGSASTSPIVEGKYKVYFGNGWQETPLYKLEKLGSGHVILGPAIIMNGNSTVIVEPNCRATITKYRNIKIEIDSPLSSVKISDKVADVVQLSIFNHRFMGIAEQMGRTLQRTSISTNIKERLDFSCALFDPSGGLVANAPHVPVHLGAMSTTVRWQLNYWGDNLNEGDVLVTNHPSAGGSHLPDITVVTPVFFNGKLVFFVANRGHHAEIGGITPGSMPPFSKSILEEGSAIKTFKLVEKGVFQEEGIINLLQCPGTDKQGNKVPGTRRIQDNLSDLHAQVAANQRGISLVQELIEQYGLETVQAYMNYVQKNAEAAVREMLKSVGRRISSESNENGATIEEEDYMDDGSVIHLKLSIDSNKGEAVFDFGGTSAEVYGNWNAPEAVTAAAVIYCVRCLVNIDIPLNQGCLAPVKILIPEGSFLSPSDSAAVVGGNVLTSQRITDVIFTAFQACACSQGCMNNLTFGDNTFGYYETIGGGSGAGPSWDGTSGVQCHMTNTRMTDPEIFEQRYPVILHKFGLRENSGGDGVHRGGDGLLREIEFRRPVIVSILSERRVHAPRGLKGGKNGARGANYLIKKDKRKIYLGGKNSVEVLPGEILQILTPGGGGWGSPL; encoded by the coding sequence ATGAATTTACAGAGGATGGGTAGTGCTTCTGAAGGGAAATTAAGGTTTTGTATAGACAGAGGGGGCACTTTCACTGATGTTTATGCAGAGATCCCCGGCCGGCTCGATGGTCGGGTTATGAAGCTTCTCTCTGTTGACCCTTCAAACTATGATGATGCCCCCGTGGAAGGGATTCGGAGGATCTTGGAAGAGTTCACTGGAGAGAAAATTCCACGCAGCTCAAAGATACCAACTGAGAAGATTGAGTGGATAAGGATGGGTACAACGGTGGCGACAAATGCTCTTCTAGAGCGAAAGGGAGAGCGGATTGCTGTGTGTGTCACGCAAGGATTTCGAGATTTACTCCAGATTGGTAACCAGGCTCGCCCCAGCATATTTGACCTTACTGTATCGAAGCCGTCGAATCTCTATGAAGAGGTTGTAGAGGTGGAGGAGAGGGTTCAGCTTGTTCAGGgcaaggaggaagaggaagaaaaacaGGACGATACTTTATCGGTTGTTGAAGGAATTTCTGGGGAGCTTCTTAGGATTGTAAAGCCTCTTAATGAAGAAGCATTAAAGCCTGTACTTAAAAAGTTGTTGGCCAAAGGAATTAGTTGCTTGGCTGTTGTTTTGATGCACTCATACACTTATCCACAACATGAACAACGGGTTGAGAAGCTAGCTTTGAGTCTGGGGTTCAGACATGTCTCTATTTCATCTGCTTTGACTCCCATGGTCCGTGCTGTTCCTCGTGGTTTAACAGCCAGTGTTGATGCTTATCTAACGCCTGTTATTAAAGAGTACCTGTCAGGCTTCATCTCAAGATTTGATGAGGGACTGGGGAAGTTGAATGTTTTATTTATGCAGTCGGATGGAGGACTTGCACCTGAGAGTAGCTTCTCGGGGCACAAAGCAATTTTGTCTGGCCCTGCTGGTGGAGTTGTTGGTTACTCACAAACCCTTTTCGATCTTGAAACGGATAAGCCATTAATTGGCTTTGATATGGGAGGTACATCTACAGATGTTAGTCGATATGCAGGGAGCTATGAGCAAGTTCTGGAAACCCAGATTGCTGGTGCCATAATACAAGCACCTCAGCTTGACATAAACACAGTGGCTGCtggtggtggttcaaagttgaaGTTCCAATTTGGAGCTTTTAAAGTTGGACCAGAATCGGTTGGAGCACACCCAGGTCCTGTATGTTACCGGAAAGGTGGAGAGTTGGCAATTACAGATGCTAACCTTATTCTAGGATATGTTATTCCTGATTATTTCCCATCCATATTTGGACTAAATGAAGACCAGCCTCTTGATGTCAACTCTAcaagaaaagagtttgagaaacttGCCGAGCAAATAAATGCTCACAGAAAGAACCAGGATCCAACGGCTAAAGACATGGCAGTGGAAGAGATTGCCCTTGGTTTTGTGGATGTTGCTAATGAGACAATGTGTCGACCAATAAGGCAGTTGACTGAAATGAAGGGCCATGAGACCAAGAACCATGCGCTTGCTTGCTTTGGAGGTGCTGGACCTCAGCATGCATGTGCCATAGCTAGGTCACTAGGTATGAAGGAAGTGCTCATTCACAAATTTTGTGGGATATTAAGTGCTTATGGCATGGGATTGGCAAATGTTGTGGAAGAGGCACAAGAGCCTTATTCTGCAGTGTATGGAGCCGAATCTACACTTGAGGCTTCACAACGTGAAGCTGTATTAGTGGCACAGGTAAAGCAAAAGTTGCAAAAGCAAGGATTTAAAGAGGAAAGCATTTCAACAGAGACATATTTAAATCTGAGATATGAGGGTACAGACACTGCAATCATGGTCAAAAGACATACAACTGAGGATGGAAAATTGTGTGACTATGCTACCGAATTTGTAAGATTGTTTCAGCAGGAATATGGATTTAAACTCCAGAACAGAAAGATTGTAATTTGTGATGTTAGAGTTCGTGGTATAGGAGTCACTAATATATTGAGGCCACGGGCCATAGGATCTGCATCCACAAGTCCTATAGTTGAAGGCAAATATAAGGTTTACTTTGGAAATGGTTGGCAGGAAACACCCCTCTATAAGCTGGAGAAGCTGGGTTCTGGGCATGTGATCTTAGGGCCTGCGATTATCATGAATGGAAATAGCACTGTGATTGTAGAACCCAACTGTAGAGCCACTATAACCAAATACAGAAACATCAAGATAGAAATTGATTCCCCGTTGAGCAGTGTTAAAATATCTGATAAAGTTGCGGATGTTGTGCAGCTCTCCATCTTCAATCACAGATTTATGGGTATAGCTGAGCAGATGGGAAGGACTTTACAAAGAACTTCTATTTCTACAAATATCAAAGAACGGCTAGATTTTTCTTGTGCACTGTTTGATCCTAGTGGGGGCCTGGTTGCAAATGCCCCTCATGTTCCAGTCCATCTAGGAGCTATGTCTACTACAGTTCGGTGGCAACTCAATTACTGGGGTGACAATTTGAACGAAGGAGATGTATTGGTCACTAATCATCCTTCAGCTGGAGGTAGCCATCTTCCTGATATTACTGTCGTCACACCTGTATTCTTCAATGGAAAGTTGGTATTCTTTGTGGCAAACAGAGGGCATCATGCGGAAATTGGGGGTATTACTCCTGGAAGCATGCCTCCATTTTCAAAGTCCATATTGGAGGAAGGTTCTGCTATTAAGACATTTAAGCTTGTGGAAAAAGGTGtcttccaagaagaaggaattATAAATCTTCTCCAGTGCCCAGGAACTGATAAGCAGGGAAATAAGGTACCAGGAACTCGTAGGATTCAGGATAACTTATCAGATCTTCATGCACAAGTAGCAGCAAATCAGAGAGGAATTTCTCTTGTCCAAGAGCTCATTGAGCAGTATGGTCTGGAAACAGTTCAGGCTTACATGAACTATGTACAGAAGAATGCAGAAGCAGCAGTAAGAGAGATGCTGAAGTCAGTTGGTCGTAGAATCTCCTCTGAATCAAATGAAAATGGAGCGACTATTGAAGAAGAGGACTACATGGACGATGGATCTGTTATCCATTTGAAATTGAGCATTGATTCAAACAAAGGAGAAGCAGTTTTTGATTTTGGTGGGACGAGCGCTGAGGTCTATGGTAACTGGAACGCACCCGAAGCTGTAACGGCTGCAGCTGTCATATACTGTGTCCGCTGTCTGGTGAATATCGATATTCCTCTGAATCAAGGCTGTTTGGCTCCAGTCAAGATTCTTATTCCGGAAGGCTCGTTTCTGTCTCCTAGTGATAGTGCTGCTGTAGTAGGAGGTAATGTCCTCACCTCTCAGAGGATAACCGACGTCATATTTACTGCATTTCAGGCCTGTGCTTGTTCACAGGGTTGTATGAATAATCTCACATTTGGAGACAACACATTTGGTTACTACGAAACAATTGGTGGCGGGAGTGGGGCTGGTCCTTCATGGGATGGGACCAGCGGTGTACAGTGCCACATGACGAACACACGCATGACTGATCCGGAAATATTTGAGCAAAGATATCCAGTTATTCTTCACAAGTTTGGACTTCGAGAAAACAGTGGGGGAGATGGAGTTCACAGAGGTGGTGATGGGCTTCTCAGAGAAATAGAGTTCAGGCGCCCTGTAATTGTTAGCATTCTTTCTGAGAGACGTGTTCATGCACCAAGAGGGCTCAAGGGTGGGAAAAATGGCGCCCGTGGTGCTAACTACCtgataaagaaagataaaagaaagatttaCCTCGGTGGTAAGAATTCAGTTGAGGTGCTTCCAGGAGAAATTCTTCAAATTTTGACTCCTGGTGGCGGGGGTTGGGGTTCTCCATTGTAG